The Citrifermentans bemidjiense Bem genome window below encodes:
- a CDS encoding DMT family transporter, whose product MSKLTHEDPRSSKATFWLILTTFFWGGSFIFNKIGFREIPPVTFLFFRFALATLLMAAICLPRLKRFNRNVLRKGLIVGAALAATNLSFVLGVSGTSVSRAGFLNNLFVLIIPLLCFAFWRERFDRWTATGLFLALAGLWQLAQGGVEGFNKGDLLSTLCALFIALHIISVSKLLRDEDVYLLSLVQFATVTAVGGLLFLVLPAPPFAIGPVSGGSLLYCAIFPTVICFTLQNTYQRYTTPTKAGLIYTMDPVWSMLGGTLILGERLTAGESLGCSLIFASVVLPLSIKRLRERHLGIDYRAEGAAAE is encoded by the coding sequence TTCTGGGGGGGCAGTTTCATCTTCAACAAGATCGGTTTCCGGGAGATCCCGCCGGTCACCTTTTTGTTCTTCCGCTTCGCCCTGGCCACGCTGCTTATGGCGGCGATCTGCCTGCCGCGCCTGAAGCGCTTCAACCGGAATGTTCTGAGAAAGGGTCTTATCGTCGGAGCCGCTCTTGCCGCCACCAACCTCTCCTTCGTCCTCGGGGTGAGCGGGACCAGCGTCTCTCGCGCCGGATTCCTTAACAACCTGTTCGTGCTCATCATTCCCTTGCTTTGCTTCGCCTTCTGGCGCGAGCGCTTCGACCGCTGGACCGCGACCGGGCTCTTTCTGGCCCTCGCCGGCCTGTGGCAGCTGGCCCAGGGCGGGGTGGAAGGGTTCAACAAGGGGGATCTGCTCTCCACCCTGTGCGCGCTCTTCATCGCCCTGCACATCATTTCGGTGTCGAAGCTTTTGCGGGACGAAGACGTCTACCTGTTGAGCCTGGTGCAATTCGCCACGGTTACGGCGGTAGGGGGCCTGCTGTTCCTGGTGCTCCCGGCGCCTCCTTTTGCCATCGGCCCGGTCTCGGGCGGGTCGCTCCTTTACTGCGCCATCTTCCCGACCGTGATCTGTTTCACCCTGCAAAACACCTATCAGCGCTACACCACCCCCACCAAGGCTGGGCTCATCTACACCATGGACCCGGTCTGGAGCATGCTGGGGGGGACGCTGATCCTGGGGGAGCGGCTGACCGCGGGGGAGTCGCTCGGCTGTTCCCTCATCTTTGCCTCCGTCGTCCTTCCCCTTTCGATCAAGCGCCTGCGTGAGCGGCACCTGGGGATCGACTACCGCGCCGAGGGCGCAGCTGCTGAGTAG
- a CDS encoding DNA-formamidopyrimidine glycosylase family protein, with translation MPELPDLTIYAENLARKLTGKKIATVSFHDRGRLNVAPDELSAALIGAKVTAVRRTGKQVSFQADNGAMLRVHLMLTGGFVLTSTEHLDRLEAPVVTVTFNDGSALAVSDPKGWATLTLNPQPEREAPDALELSADQLQQLCAKQPKALIKALLLDQALIGGIGNAYADEILWEARISPKSVAGKLPPEAVSALARAIPAVLKDAISELRKRHPDMVAGEYREFLKVHRPGLKQSPTGAPVIKENISSKQTYYTDEQQLYK, from the coding sequence ATGCCCGAACTGCCGGATCTCACCATATACGCGGAGAACCTGGCCAGGAAGCTGACCGGGAAGAAGATAGCGACAGTTTCCTTCCATGACAGGGGACGTCTGAACGTAGCTCCCGATGAACTATCCGCCGCGCTCATAGGTGCAAAGGTCACCGCCGTGCGCAGGACCGGAAAGCAGGTTTCTTTCCAGGCCGACAACGGCGCCATGTTGCGGGTTCACCTCATGCTGACCGGCGGCTTCGTGCTGACCAGCACCGAGCATCTGGACCGTCTGGAGGCGCCGGTGGTGACTGTCACCTTCAACGACGGTTCCGCGCTCGCGGTTTCGGATCCCAAGGGGTGGGCGACGCTCACCTTGAACCCGCAGCCGGAGCGGGAGGCGCCGGACGCCTTGGAGCTAAGCGCCGATCAGTTGCAGCAGCTGTGCGCGAAGCAGCCGAAGGCGCTGATCAAGGCGCTGCTCCTGGACCAGGCGCTCATCGGCGGCATCGGCAACGCCTACGCCGACGAAATCCTGTGGGAGGCGCGCATCTCCCCCAAATCGGTGGCGGGAAAGCTTCCCCCCGAGGCGGTCTCGGCGCTGGCGCGGGCCATTCCCGCCGTTCTCAAGGACGCCATATCGGAACTCCGCAAACGCCACCCGGACATGGTCGCCGGCGAGTACCGCGAGTTTCTCAAGGTGCACCGCCCCGGCCTGAAGCAATCCCCCACCGGCGCGCCCGTCATCAAGGAGAACATCTCCTCCAAGCAGACCTACTACACCGACGAACAGCAGCTCTACAAATAA
- a CDS encoding DUF4142 domain-containing protein, translated as MKKFLWMAVVSLFALSMAIPALAAEKMSRHDKAFVKEAASGGMMEVEAGRLAQQKGASQEIKDFGQMMVTDHGKANDELDSIISKKQLKKPAKMEAKHKKMVDQLNALSGAEFDKKYAKEMVKDHEKDVATFKKASTKVKDPELKGWVDKTLPVLEQHLQHAKDMAKKLGVEK; from the coding sequence ATGAAAAAGTTTCTGTGGATGGCGGTCGTTTCTCTGTTTGCGTTGAGCATGGCGATCCCCGCACTCGCGGCGGAGAAGATGTCGAGGCACGACAAGGCGTTCGTGAAGGAAGCTGCCAGCGGCGGGATGATGGAGGTCGAGGCGGGACGTCTGGCCCAGCAGAAGGGAGCCTCACAGGAGATCAAGGACTTCGGGCAGATGATGGTCACCGACCATGGCAAGGCCAATGATGAATTGGATAGCATCATCTCCAAGAAGCAACTGAAAAAGCCGGCCAAGATGGAGGCCAAGCATAAGAAGATGGTTGACCAGCTAAATGCATTGTCCGGCGCCGAGTTCGACAAGAAATACGCCAAGGAAATGGTCAAGGACCATGAGAAGGACGTGGCGACGTTCAAAAAGGCGAGCACAAAGGTGAAGGATCCCGAACTGAAGGGGTGGGTGGACAAGACCTTGCCGGTTCTCGAACAGCACCTGCAGCACGCAAAGGACATGGCCAAGAAGCTCGGGGTCGAGAAATAA
- the malQ gene encoding 4-alpha-glucanotransferase, with the protein MKKRGSGILCHITSLPSPFGIGDFGAGAYGFADFLCEAKQSYWQILPLNPTNKRYFDSPFSSLSSCAGNTALISPELLAAEGLLTQQEVEDRPRFPEHRVDYQAASRFKRQLFQRAHTRFQKGGVPEDYARFCRGNSMWLEDHALFTALSNHLGNAPLTEWPQELINRNSEKVQLLREEFWDEVELEKFLQYLFFKQWHLLKNYCNGKGIRIIGDFPMFMNYDAVDIWTNPELFKVDERKKPYVLAGSPPDAFSAEGQLFNCAVYDWDGLKRNGFNWWIRRFHYLFRQYDFVRIDHFRGLISYWEVPAGEQNGLRGSWQQTPTQEFFNAMLQHYPLFPVIAEDLGTIGAEVRETMARYAIPGMKVLLLGFQKEAHEKSYLPHLHPRNSVAYTGTHDTATVTGWYHGADDKERQELFRYLGRRAENGVNWELIRLALMSVAHTAVIQMQDVLGAGEESRMNKPGKAEGNWEWRVPPGDLGEVASRLAEMTICYGRAQD; encoded by the coding sequence ATGAAAAAGCGCGGTAGCGGGATTCTCTGTCACATCACTTCCCTCCCCTCCCCATTCGGCATAGGAGACTTTGGCGCCGGCGCCTACGGGTTCGCCGATTTCCTGTGCGAGGCAAAACAGAGCTACTGGCAGATCCTGCCGCTCAACCCCACCAACAAGAGGTATTTCGACTCCCCCTTCAGCTCCCTCTCCTCCTGCGCCGGGAATACCGCCCTAATCAGCCCTGAGTTGCTGGCGGCGGAGGGGCTCCTGACGCAGCAGGAGGTGGAGGACCGTCCCCGCTTCCCGGAACACCGAGTGGATTACCAGGCCGCTTCGCGTTTCAAGCGGCAGCTTTTCCAGCGGGCGCACACCCGCTTCCAGAAGGGAGGCGTACCGGAGGACTACGCCAGGTTCTGCCGGGGCAACTCGATGTGGCTTGAGGACCATGCCCTCTTTACCGCGCTCAGCAATCATCTCGGCAATGCCCCGCTGACCGAATGGCCGCAGGAACTCATCAACCGCAACAGCGAGAAGGTGCAGCTGCTGCGTGAAGAGTTCTGGGACGAGGTAGAGCTGGAGAAATTCCTGCAGTACCTCTTCTTCAAGCAGTGGCACCTGCTGAAGAACTACTGCAACGGCAAGGGGATCCGGATCATCGGCGACTTCCCCATGTTCATGAACTACGATGCCGTGGACATCTGGACCAATCCGGAACTGTTCAAGGTCGATGAGCGGAAAAAGCCTTACGTCCTCGCCGGGAGCCCCCCCGATGCCTTCAGCGCCGAAGGGCAGCTCTTCAACTGCGCGGTATACGACTGGGACGGGCTGAAGCGTAACGGTTTCAACTGGTGGATCAGGCGCTTTCACTACCTGTTCAGGCAGTACGACTTTGTGAGGATCGACCATTTCCGCGGCCTGATCTCCTATTGGGAGGTCCCGGCAGGGGAGCAAAACGGGCTCAGGGGTAGCTGGCAGCAAACCCCGACGCAGGAATTCTTCAACGCAATGCTGCAGCACTATCCCCTCTTCCCGGTGATCGCCGAGGACCTGGGGACCATCGGCGCCGAGGTCAGGGAGACCATGGCACGGTACGCTATCCCCGGGATGAAGGTGCTCCTCTTGGGGTTCCAGAAGGAGGCGCATGAAAAGAGCTACCTGCCGCACCTCCACCCCCGCAACAGCGTGGCCTACACCGGCACCCACGACACCGCCACCGTCACGGGGTGGTACCATGGCGCCGACGATAAGGAGCGGCAAGAACTCTTCCGCTATCTGGGGCGGCGGGCTGAGAACGGAGTGAACTGGGAACTGATCCGGCTGGCGCTGATGTCGGTAGCGCATACGGCGGTGATTCAGATGCAGGACGTCTTAGGGGCGGGCGAGGAATCGAGGATGAACAAACCAGGGAAAGCGGAAGGGAATTGGGAGTGGAGGGTCCCGCCAGGCGATCTTGGAGAGGTCGCTTCCCGTCTCGCCGAGATGACGATCTGCTACGGACGGGCGCAGGATTGA
- a CDS encoding YMGG-like glycine zipper-containing protein translates to MKKHSRTAAWLLLALLGVSGCATVPTGPSVRVLPAPGKSFEQFMAEDAVCRRWSEQQLGLNRQDTVNQNTATSAVVGTAVGAGVGALLGAAGGNAGTGAAIGGGTGLLFGAASGSESGRAYGYEAQRLYDNTYVQCMYSKGNQIPGSVRKVRRVRTVAPPPPPDMYSVPPDYYPAR, encoded by the coding sequence ATGAAAAAACATTCCAGAACAGCGGCCTGGTTGCTGCTGGCCCTCTTGGGGGTGAGCGGGTGCGCAACTGTTCCCACCGGCCCCAGCGTCAGGGTGCTGCCGGCTCCCGGTAAGTCATTCGAACAGTTCATGGCCGAGGATGCGGTCTGCAGGCGCTGGTCCGAGCAGCAACTGGGCCTGAACCGCCAGGACACCGTCAACCAGAACACCGCAACCAGCGCAGTGGTCGGTACTGCCGTAGGTGCCGGGGTCGGGGCGCTGCTGGGCGCAGCCGGCGGCAACGCGGGGACCGGAGCGGCTATAGGAGGAGGCACGGGGCTCCTGTTCGGGGCCGCCAGCGGCTCGGAATCCGGCCGGGCCTACGGTTACGAGGCGCAGCGGCTTTACGACAACACGTACGTTCAGTGCATGTACTCGAAGGGAAACCAGATCCCCGGCTCGGTGCGCAAGGTGCGCCGGGTGAGGACAGTTGCTCCTCCGCCTCCGCCCGACATGTACTCGGTCCCTCCCGATTACTACCCTGCCCGTTAG
- the lnt gene encoding apolipoprotein N-acyltransferase, which produces MLNSITSHRLFPWIAAVASGILLFLGYAGFDQFYLEWIFLVPLFWALRDARPGRAFLIGWVAGIVGHGGGFYWIIDMFKQFAGAPLPFALVGLALLAAANGIVVAAWAWGIRVIAARGWQVIWVAPVVWTAMEKFWPEVFPNYLGASQYRLSHLTQIADFAGILGVSFLVVYINATLYWVTACWFEERRLPWRALSALALSLLFVLGYGEMRLKEVERQVATAQTLKVGLVQANRGAADLHIDSDTVLQEHRDMSRTLVEKQRPDLVVWPEGVPVSLSFREGVLPTAALGDLGTPLLFGACLRVAGGICNSAFLVDASGRILGSYDKTVLVPFGEYIPFGDTFPSLYSWSPYSSRFWRGQSEEPLRLGDRVLSLSICYEDIFPLHIRKLMAGGKERRVPEAMFNLTNDSWYGNSTEPVQHLALASFRSIENRRSLVRVTNTGISAFVDPAGRIVKSTGIWTKEVLVDKIPLLQGGRPPYSVAGDWIGWLCALLTASAITSPMSRCVAREKLEKGKPCV; this is translated from the coding sequence TTGCTGAACAGCATTACCAGCCACCGCCTTTTCCCGTGGATAGCCGCAGTTGCCAGCGGCATCCTCCTTTTCCTGGGCTATGCCGGCTTCGACCAGTTCTACCTGGAGTGGATCTTCCTGGTGCCGCTTTTCTGGGCACTGCGCGACGCGCGCCCCGGGCGCGCCTTTCTCATCGGCTGGGTTGCCGGTATCGTCGGGCACGGCGGCGGATTTTACTGGATCATCGACATGTTCAAGCAGTTCGCCGGAGCCCCTCTCCCCTTTGCCCTGGTCGGGCTGGCGCTCCTGGCCGCGGCAAACGGCATCGTGGTTGCCGCCTGGGCCTGGGGAATAAGGGTCATCGCCGCCCGAGGCTGGCAGGTTATCTGGGTCGCCCCGGTGGTCTGGACGGCGATGGAGAAATTCTGGCCCGAGGTTTTCCCCAACTACCTCGGGGCGAGCCAGTACCGGCTGTCGCATCTGACGCAGATAGCGGATTTCGCCGGGATCCTCGGGGTGAGCTTCCTCGTGGTCTACATCAACGCAACGCTTTACTGGGTGACCGCCTGCTGGTTCGAGGAAAGGCGTCTCCCCTGGCGTGCGCTGTCGGCCTTGGCGCTATCGCTTCTGTTCGTGCTGGGGTACGGGGAGATGCGGCTTAAGGAGGTGGAGCGGCAGGTAGCAACGGCGCAGACCCTCAAGGTCGGGCTGGTACAGGCCAACCGGGGTGCCGCAGACCTGCACATCGACTCCGACACCGTGTTGCAGGAGCACCGGGACATGTCGCGGACCCTGGTGGAAAAGCAAAGGCCGGACCTGGTGGTCTGGCCGGAAGGGGTGCCGGTGAGCCTTTCCTTCCGGGAAGGGGTGCTCCCCACCGCGGCACTCGGGGACCTGGGCACCCCGCTTCTCTTCGGCGCCTGCCTGCGGGTAGCCGGCGGGATCTGCAACAGCGCCTTTCTGGTCGACGCCTCCGGGCGCATCCTGGGGAGCTACGACAAGACGGTGCTGGTTCCTTTCGGGGAGTACATACCTTTTGGCGACACCTTCCCGAGCCTCTACTCCTGGTCCCCCTACTCGAGCCGCTTCTGGCGCGGCCAGAGCGAGGAGCCGCTCCGACTGGGAGATCGCGTGCTCTCGCTCAGCATCTGCTATGAAGACATCTTCCCGCTGCACATCAGAAAACTCATGGCCGGCGGAAAGGAGAGACGCGTCCCCGAGGCGATGTTCAACCTCACCAACGACTCATGGTACGGCAACTCGACCGAACCGGTGCAGCACCTGGCGCTGGCCAGCTTCCGCTCCATCGAGAACCGCCGCTCCCTGGTACGCGTCACCAATACCGGCATTTCGGCTTTCGTGGATCCTGCCGGGCGCATCGTCAAGAGTACCGGCATCTGGACCAAGGAGGTCCTGGTGGACAAGATCCCGCTGTTACAGGGAGGGCGCCCCCCATATTCGGTGGCCGGAGACTGGATCGGCTGGCTCTGTGCCTTGCTCACTGCGTCAGCGATAACGTCGCCTATGTCTCGATGCGTCGCCAGAGAGAAGCTGGAAAAGGGTAAGCCCTGCGTTTGA
- the glgX gene encoding glycogen debranching protein GlgX encodes MKVTAKTSKKNAPAYPKGNTSPLGATVSHGGVNFSVFARDCTGVELLLFDAADDAIPSRVITLDPQQNRTYHYWHVFVPGIGEGQLYGYRVAGPFEPQRGRRFDPGKVLIDPYGRAVAVPKGYCRGDACLPGDNAATAMKSVVADPRDYDWEGDLPLKRPYSNTVIYEMHVAGFTKDPSSGVSTDKRGTYAGLVEKIPYLKDLGVTAVELLPVFQFDPHDAPFGLVNYWGYSPISFFAPHAGFSSRTEPLGPLDEFRDMVKALHKAGIEVILDVVYNHTSEGDHKGPTFCYRGFANDVYYSLAPDGSYINHTGCGNTMNANHHVVRRLIIDSLHYWVKEMHVDGFRFDLASILSRDGQGRPLKNPPILWDIESDPALAGIKLIAEAWDAGGLYQVGSFIGDSWKEWNGEFRDDVRRFLKGDEGVVSRFAARMLASPDIYGHQEREPEQSINFVTCHDGFTLNDLVSYNKKHNEANGESNRDGSDANLSWNCGVEGPAGDPAVEELRNRQVKNFMAVTLLALGTPMILMGDEMRRSQQGNNNAYCQDNRIGWFDWSLHERHADIYRFTKEMIKARLMQTGTLEDARTLSQLLGQARLEWHGVNLGTPDWSHESHSIALTVWSRSRHVVFHYLVNAYWEPLTFTLPPPRRLAGGTWYRWIDTSLPSPDDIVPWDLTPAHASGSYQLPPRSLVVLIAKARSAKGRSASD; translated from the coding sequence GTGAAAGTTACGGCAAAAACAAGCAAGAAAAACGCTCCGGCGTACCCCAAGGGGAACACCTCGCCGCTCGGCGCCACCGTGTCGCACGGAGGCGTCAACTTCAGCGTCTTCGCCAGGGACTGCACCGGAGTCGAACTCCTGCTCTTCGATGCTGCCGACGACGCCATTCCGTCCCGCGTCATCACCCTCGACCCGCAGCAAAACCGCACCTACCATTACTGGCACGTCTTCGTCCCCGGCATAGGAGAAGGGCAGCTTTACGGCTACCGGGTGGCCGGCCCCTTCGAGCCGCAGCGCGGGCGCAGGTTCGATCCCGGCAAGGTCCTGATCGATCCCTACGGCCGCGCCGTCGCGGTCCCCAAGGGGTACTGCAGGGGCGACGCCTGCCTCCCCGGGGACAACGCCGCGACCGCCATGAAGAGCGTCGTCGCCGACCCGCGCGACTACGACTGGGAGGGGGATCTTCCCCTCAAGCGCCCTTACTCCAACACCGTCATCTACGAGATGCACGTGGCCGGCTTCACCAAGGACCCTTCCTCCGGGGTCTCGACCGACAAGCGCGGCACCTACGCCGGGCTCGTGGAGAAGATCCCCTACTTAAAGGACCTGGGGGTCACCGCGGTGGAACTGCTGCCGGTGTTCCAATTCGACCCCCACGACGCCCCCTTCGGGCTGGTCAATTACTGGGGGTACAGCCCCATCTCCTTCTTCGCCCCCCATGCCGGCTTCAGTTCGCGCACCGAACCGCTGGGACCTCTGGACGAGTTCCGCGACATGGTGAAGGCGCTGCACAAGGCGGGAATAGAGGTGATCCTCGACGTGGTTTACAACCACACCTCCGAGGGGGACCACAAGGGACCTACCTTCTGCTACCGCGGCTTCGCCAACGACGTCTACTATTCGCTTGCCCCCGACGGGAGCTACATCAACCACACCGGCTGCGGCAACACCATGAACGCGAACCACCACGTGGTGCGCCGGCTCATCATCGACAGCCTGCACTACTGGGTCAAGGAGATGCACGTCGACGGCTTCCGTTTCGATCTTGCCTCCATCCTCTCCCGCGACGGCCAGGGGCGCCCGCTCAAGAACCCCCCGATCCTCTGGGACATCGAGTCGGACCCGGCGCTGGCGGGGATCAAGCTGATCGCCGAGGCGTGGGACGCAGGCGGGCTCTACCAGGTGGGGAGCTTCATCGGCGACAGCTGGAAGGAGTGGAACGGGGAGTTCCGCGACGACGTGCGCCGCTTCCTCAAAGGGGACGAAGGGGTGGTATCCCGTTTCGCGGCAAGGATGCTGGCGAGCCCGGACATCTACGGGCACCAGGAGCGCGAACCGGAGCAGAGCATCAACTTCGTCACCTGCCACGACGGCTTTACCCTGAACGACCTGGTCTCCTACAACAAAAAGCACAACGAGGCCAACGGCGAGTCCAACAGGGACGGCTCCGACGCCAACCTGAGCTGGAACTGCGGCGTCGAGGGGCCTGCCGGCGACCCGGCGGTCGAGGAACTGCGCAACCGGCAGGTCAAGAACTTCATGGCGGTGACGCTTTTAGCCCTTGGTACCCCGATGATCCTGATGGGGGACGAGATGCGGCGCAGCCAGCAGGGTAACAACAACGCCTACTGCCAGGACAACCGCATCGGCTGGTTCGATTGGAGCCTCCACGAGCGCCACGCCGACATTTACCGCTTCACCAAGGAGATGATCAAGGCAAGGCTGATGCAGACCGGCACACTGGAGGACGCGCGGACCCTGAGCCAGTTGCTGGGGCAGGCGCGCCTGGAATGGCACGGGGTCAACCTCGGGACCCCCGACTGGAGCCACGAGTCGCACAGCATTGCCCTGACGGTCTGGAGCCGCTCCCGCCACGTTGTGTTCCATTACCTGGTCAATGCATACTGGGAACCGCTGACCTTCACGCTTCCACCCCCGCGCAGGCTTGCCGGCGGCACCTGGTACCGCTGGATCGACACCTCTCTTCCTTCGCCCGACGACATCGTTCCCTGGGACCTTACCCCGGCGCATGCCTCGGGAAGCTACCAGCTCCCCCCGCGCAGCCTCGTGGTGCTGATCGCTAAGGCGCGCAGTGCCAAAGGGCGCTCCGCTTCCGACTGA
- the aroC gene encoding chorismate synthase, whose amino-acid sequence MSSTFGTLFRVSTFGESHCAAVGAVVDGVPAGMQLRESDIQPQLDRRRPGQSELSTPREEKDLVSILSGVEKGLTLGTPICLLVHNRDQRPGDYREMEAVPRPSHADYSYQMKYGIRASSGGGRSSARETIGRVAAGAIAEKYLAERFGLEIVAWVDGVGELEGGMVDLEGITREQVDATAVRCPNREAAAAMMQLIGSVRDSKDSVGGVVRCVCRNLPAGLGEPVFDKLDALLAHAMLSLPAAKGFEVGSGFGGSRMLGSAHNDPFVRKEGRLGTVTNYSGGVQGGISNGEPVHFRVAFKPPATVSLPQKTAAFDGTETLLEAKGRHDPCIVPRAVPIVESMAALVLMDLVLRQEYRSK is encoded by the coding sequence ATGTCCTCTACCTTTGGCACTCTCTTCAGGGTATCCACCTTTGGCGAAAGCCACTGCGCCGCGGTCGGCGCCGTGGTCGACGGCGTCCCGGCGGGGATGCAACTGCGGGAGAGCGACATCCAGCCGCAGCTGGACCGCCGCCGCCCGGGGCAAAGCGAGCTTTCAACCCCGCGCGAGGAAAAGGACCTGGTGAGCATCCTCTCCGGCGTGGAAAAGGGGCTCACCCTGGGCACCCCCATCTGCCTCCTGGTGCATAACCGCGACCAGCGCCCCGGCGACTACCGTGAGATGGAGGCGGTCCCCCGCCCCTCTCATGCCGACTACAGCTACCAGATGAAATACGGCATCCGTGCCTCAAGCGGCGGCGGGCGCTCCTCCGCCCGGGAAACCATAGGGCGGGTGGCGGCCGGCGCTATAGCGGAAAAGTACCTCGCGGAGCGTTTCGGATTGGAGATCGTGGCCTGGGTGGACGGGGTAGGGGAGTTGGAGGGGGGGATGGTCGATCTGGAGGGGATCACCCGGGAACAGGTGGATGCCACAGCCGTCCGCTGCCCCAACCGTGAGGCTGCGGCGGCTATGATGCAGCTGATCGGATCGGTGCGGGACAGCAAAGACTCGGTCGGCGGCGTGGTTCGCTGTGTCTGCCGGAACCTCCCCGCAGGGCTGGGTGAGCCGGTGTTCGACAAGCTGGACGCCCTCCTCGCCCATGCCATGCTCTCGCTTCCGGCAGCCAAGGGTTTCGAGGTCGGTTCCGGGTTCGGCGGGAGCCGGATGCTGGGGAGCGCCCATAACGATCCCTTCGTGCGGAAAGAGGGGCGCCTGGGGACCGTGACCAACTATTCGGGAGGGGTGCAGGGGGGAATTTCCAACGGCGAGCCGGTTCATTTCCGGGTTGCTTTCAAGCCGCCGGCGACCGTTTCCCTGCCTCAGAAAACGGCAGCCTTCGACGGCACCGAGACACTCCTGGAAGCGAAGGGGCGCCATGACCCCTGCATCGTCCCCAGGGCGGTCCCGATCGTGGAGTCGATGGCGGCACTGGTCCTGATGGACCTGGTGCTGCGGCAGGAGTACCGCAGCAAGTAG
- a CDS encoding sterol desaturase family protein has protein sequence MARRSDLKKSELPGWLSTMLIFGTMAAVVVMELKRPLRKEREDKVSRNMRNATLALLAAATVGLAEKPVVAPLALAVHKKRLGFLKLYRLPVWADLMLSVLLLDYTLYIWHYLTHKVPFLWRFHRPHHVDRDLDASTALRFHFGELLLSVPWRAAQVSLLGVSPLGLALWQTLTLVEIMFHHSNLRLPFAWERRLCRLIVTPRMHGIHHSVVRGETDSNWGTIFSWPDYLHGTVRLNVLQDSIDIGVVGYQDPAQLTLGNVLAMPFQPEIKAIAPEGRLLPVPRTALAP, from the coding sequence ATGGCCAGAAGATCTGATCTGAAAAAGAGTGAACTTCCTGGATGGCTCAGCACCATGTTGATCTTCGGCACCATGGCGGCGGTGGTCGTCATGGAGTTGAAGCGGCCGCTCCGGAAGGAACGGGAGGACAAGGTCTCCCGCAATATGCGAAACGCCACCTTAGCCCTGCTCGCGGCGGCAACGGTCGGCCTTGCCGAAAAGCCGGTGGTGGCGCCTCTGGCCCTGGCGGTGCATAAAAAACGTCTCGGGTTCCTGAAGCTGTACCGGCTCCCGGTCTGGGCCGACCTGATGCTTTCCGTGTTGCTGCTCGACTACACCCTCTATATCTGGCACTACCTGACCCACAAGGTGCCTTTTCTGTGGCGCTTCCACCGCCCCCACCACGTGGACCGCGACCTGGACGCCAGCACCGCCCTGCGCTTTCACTTCGGCGAATTATTGCTGTCGGTTCCCTGGCGCGCCGCGCAGGTGAGCCTGCTCGGCGTCTCGCCGCTTGGGCTCGCGCTCTGGCAGACGCTTACCCTGGTGGAGATCATGTTCCACCACTCGAACCTGCGGCTCCCCTTCGCTTGGGAGCGTCGCCTCTGCCGGCTCATCGTCACCCCCCGCATGCACGGGATCCATCATTCGGTGGTTCGCGGCGAAACCGATTCCAACTGGGGCACCATTTTTTCCTGGCCCGATTACCTGCACGGGACCGTGCGGCTGAACGTCCTGCAGGACAGCATAGACATAGGTGTGGTCGGCTATCAGGACCCGGCGCAGCTGACCCTGGGAAATGTTTTGGCCATGCCGTTCCAACCCGAGATCAAGGCCATTGCTCCGGAAGGGCGGCTGCTGCCCGTCCCGAGGACCGCGCTGGCGCCGTGA
- a CDS encoding M48 metallopeptidase family protein, translating into MHGLKYLAGYSESVTSKVERLIADNKLGSVLLAKYPTPHQIRTDRALYDFAVALKNEFLRKSQPLSKVSYDPKISVMNHALGLHAFVSRVQGAKLTAKHEIKIAALFKLAPIEFLRMIVVHELAHLKEKEHNKAFYQLCEYMEPAYHQLEFDTRLYLIHLDSEGPLYQTF; encoded by the coding sequence ATGCACGGACTGAAATACCTCGCCGGCTATTCCGAGAGCGTCACCAGCAAAGTGGAGCGGTTGATAGCCGACAACAAGTTGGGGAGCGTGCTGCTCGCCAAGTACCCCACCCCGCACCAGATCCGGACCGACCGGGCCCTTTACGACTTCGCCGTCGCCTTGAAGAACGAGTTCCTCCGCAAGTCGCAACCGCTCAGCAAGGTAAGCTACGACCCGAAGATCAGCGTCATGAACCACGCCCTCGGACTGCACGCCTTCGTGTCGCGGGTGCAGGGGGCGAAGCTCACGGCAAAGCACGAGATAAAGATCGCCGCGCTCTTCAAGCTCGCCCCGATAGAGTTTCTGAGGATGATCGTAGTCCACGAACTGGCCCACCTGAAGGAGAAGGAGCACAACAAGGCCTTTTACCAGCTCTGCGAATACATGGAGCCGGCCTACCACCAGCTTGAGTTCGACACGAGACTGTACCTGATCCACCTTGATTCAGAAGGCCCGCTTTACCAAACCTTCTGA